The following proteins are encoded in a genomic region of Musa acuminata AAA Group cultivar baxijiao chromosome BXJ2-11, Cavendish_Baxijiao_AAA, whole genome shotgun sequence:
- the LOC135582381 gene encoding uncharacterized protein LOC135582381 isoform X1, which produces MAEGERRAATEETLASAEEGRVEVGRPAVLLVCGTLVYYHCAYRGSSLLSLVSDVLIVLLCSLAILGMLFRQMNISAVCLEQALFSGVQPSLSWRRLRPSAVAIRCSLLQHLRLLISDPKGSTVTAFVSTAGCYSLANRSLPLKTPLLFRPPNSNTALLQLSPTLQISPASLQKSLQAAEISSTSLPFLLQIARPSLQFITLQPSLQFIALQPTLQRIDLLFSSSLPPISLHLL; this is translated from the exons ATGGCGGAGGGAGAACGGAGGGCGGCGACGGAGGAGACGTTGGCATCGGCGGAGGAGGGGAGGGTGGAGGTGGGGCGGCCGGCGGTTTTGCTAGTTTGCGGGACCCTGGTGTACTACCACTGCGCGTACCGGGGGTCGAGCCTTCTCTCCCTCGTCTCCGACGTCCTCATCGTCCTCCTCTGCTCCCTCGCCATCCTCGGCATGCTCTTCCGCCAGATGAACATCTC agcagtttgcctagagcaagccctcttctccggagtccaaccatccctctcgtggcgacgcctccgcccctcagccgtagccattcgctgcagcctactgcagcacttgcggctactaatatcagatcctaaaggaagcacagtcacggcctttgtttctaccgccggctgctactcccttgccaaccgaagtcttccgctgaaaactccgctgctcttccggccaccaaactccaatactgcattactgcaactatctccaaccttgcagatttctccagcatcgctgcagaaatcgctgcaagctgcagagatttcttccaCATCGTTGCCTTTCTTGCTGCAGATTGCTCGCCCATCACTGCAGTTCATCACGCTGCAGCCTTCTCTGCAGTTCATCGCGCTGCAGCCTACTCTGCAGCGCATCGATctacttttctcctcctcccttcctcctatatctttacatcttctataa